Within Klebsiella sp. RIT-PI-d, the genomic segment CTGTTCTGTTATATCGCCAACTATCTGGTGCGCAAAGGGGATGAGGTACGTAACAACTTACGCGGCTTCTTAAAACCGATGGGCGTCATTTTTGTGCTGGCGATCCTGCTGCTGGCCCAGCCGGACCTCGGGACCGTGGTCGTGCTGTTTGTGACGACCCTGGCAATGCTATTCCTTGCCGGGGCGAAACTGTGGCAGTTCATCGCGATTATCGGTATGGGTATCTCGGCGGTCATTCTGCTGATCCTGGCAGAACCCTATCGTATTCGTCGTGTGACGGCCTTCTGGGATCCGTGGGCGGACCCGTTTGGCAGCGGTTATCAGCTGACGCAGTCGCTGATGGCCTTTGGCCGCGGTGAACTGTGGGGCCAGGGGCTCGGTAACTCTGTACAGAAGCTGGAATATCTGCCGGAAGCACATACCGATTTCATCTTCGCCATCATCGGAGAAGAATTAGGCTATGTCGGTGTAGCGCTGGCGCTGTTGATGGTATTCTTCGTCGCTTTTCGCGCAATGTCCATTGGCCGTAAAGCGCTGGAAATTAATCAGCGTTTTTCCGGTTTTCTGGCCTGTTCCATTGGCGTCTGGTTTAGCTTCCAGGCACTGGTAAACGTCGGGGCGGCCGCCGGTATGCTGCCAACAAAGGGCCTGACGCTGCCATTAATCAGTTACGGTGGGTCGAGTCTGTTAATCATGTCGACGGCCATCATCATGTTATTACGCATAGATTATGAAACGCGTCTGGAAAAAGCCCAGGCGTTTACACGAGGTCAACGATGAGCGGTCAGGGCAAACGGTTAATGGTGATGGCGGGCGGTACGGGTGGACATGTGTTCCCGGGACTGGCCGTCGCTCATCATCTGATGGCGCAGGGCTGGCAGGTGCGCTGGCTGGGAACCGCCGATCGTATGGAAGCCGACCTGGTACCAAAAAACGGTATTGAAATCGATTTTATCCAGATTTCGGGCCTGCGCGGCAAAGGCATTAAAGCCCAGCTGCTGGCGCCGCTGCGCATTTACCATGCCTGGCGTCAGGCGCGTGCCATTATGATGCGGTTTAAGCCAGACGTTGTGCTGGGCATGGGCGGCTACGTGTCGGGTCCGGGCGGACTGGCGGCATGGTCGCTGGGTATTCCGGTCGTTCTGCATGAGCAAAATGGCATTGCCGGACTAACCAATAAGTGGCTGGCAAAAATTGCCAAAAAAGTGATGCAGGCGTTCCCCGGTGCATTTCCTGATGCGGATGTCGTCGGCAACCCGGTACGTACGGATGTTCTGGCCCTTCCGCTGCCGCAGACCCGTCTGGCCGGACGCGAAGGTCCGGTACGGGTGCTGGTTGTCGGGGGGTCCCAGGGCGCGCGCGTTTTAAATCAGACGTTGCCCCAGGTGGCAGCTAAGCTGGGTGACACTATTACCGTCTGGCACCAGAGCGGGAAAGGTTCACAGGCTGCCGTCGAGCAGGCGTATGCCGCTGTCGGTCAGCCGCAGCATAAAGTGACCGAATTTATTGATGATATGGCAGCCGCTTACGCATGGGCTGATGTTGTCGTTTGTCGCTCCGGCGCGCTGACGGTGAGCGAAATCGCCGCCGCTGGCCTCCCGGCGCTGTTTGTACCGTTTCAACATAAAGATCGCCAGCAGTACTGGAATGCGCTGCCGCTTGAGAAAGCAGGCGCAGCGAAAATTCTTGAGCAGCCACAATTTACCGTGGAGGCCATCGTTGAAACACTGGCAGCATGGGATCGGGAAACATTACTCACGATGGCTGAACGCGCGCGTGCGGCCTCTATTCCTGATGCGACAGAACGTGTAGCAAATGAAGTGAGTCTGGCAGCCCGGGCTTAACTGTGGCGGTGCCGTTCGCACCGCGTGAATATTGAAGTTATGGCGTTATAGAATGAATACACAACAACTGGCTAAACTGCGTTCAATTGTGCCCGAGATGCGTCGCGTCCGGCATATTCATTTTGTTGGCATCGGCGGTGCTGGCATGGGCGGTATTGCTGAAGTTCTGGCTAACGAAGGCTATCAGATTAGCGGATCGGACCTGGCGCCTAATCCGGTTACGCAGCAGTTGGCGTCGCTCGGGGCGACCATCTATTTTAATCACCGTCCGGAAAACGTGCTCGACGCGAGCGTGGTCGTAGTATCTACCGCTATTTCAGCGGATAACCCGGAAATTGTTGCCGCCCACGAGGCGCGTATTCCGGTAATTCGTCGTGCAGAAATGCTGGCAGAGCTAATGCGCTTTCGTCACGGCATTGCGATTGCCGGTACGCATGGTAAAACCACAACCACCGCGATGGTTGCCAGCATTTATGCCGAGGCCGGACTCGATCCGACTTTTGTCAACGGCGGACTGGTTAAAGCGGCGGGTGTTCATGCGCGTCTTGGTCACAGCCGCTACTTAATTGCGGAAGCGGATGAGAGCGATGCGTCATTTCTGCATCTACAGCCGATGGTCTCTGTCGTCACCAATATCGAAGCCGACCATATGGACACCTATCAGGGCGACTTCGAAAACCTGAAACAGACG encodes:
- the murG gene encoding undecaprenyldiphospho-muramoylpentapeptide beta-N-acetylglucosaminyltransferase — protein: MSGQGKRLMVMAGGTGGHVFPGLAVAHHLMAQGWQVRWLGTADRMEADLVPKNGIEIDFIQISGLRGKGIKAQLLAPLRIYHAWRQARAIMMRFKPDVVLGMGGYVSGPGGLAAWSLGIPVVLHEQNGIAGLTNKWLAKIAKKVMQAFPGAFPDADVVGNPVRTDVLALPLPQTRLAGREGPVRVLVVGGSQGARVLNQTLPQVAAKLGDTITVWHQSGKGSQAAVEQAYAAVGQPQHKVTEFIDDMAAAYAWADVVVCRSGALTVSEIAAAGLPALFVPFQHKDRQQYWNALPLEKAGAAKILEQPQFTVEAIVETLAAWDRETLLTMAERARAASIPDATERVANEVSLAARA
- the ftsW gene encoding cell division protein FtsW is translated as MRLSLPRLKMPRLPGFSILAWLFTAMKGWVMASRQKDADSLIMYDRTLVWLTFGLAAIGFIMVTSASMPIGQRLTNDPFFFAKRDGAYLVMAFLLALVTLRLPMDFWQRYSTAMLLGSIIMLMVVLVVGSSVKGASRWIDLGLLRVQPAELTKLSLFCYIANYLVRKGDEVRNNLRGFLKPMGVIFVLAILLLAQPDLGTVVVLFVTTLAMLFLAGAKLWQFIAIIGMGISAVILLILAEPYRIRRVTAFWDPWADPFGSGYQLTQSLMAFGRGELWGQGLGNSVQKLEYLPEAHTDFIFAIIGEELGYVGVALALLMVFFVAFRAMSIGRKALEINQRFSGFLACSIGVWFSFQALVNVGAAAGMLPTKGLTLPLISYGGSSLLIMSTAIIMLLRIDYETRLEKAQAFTRGQR